Proteins encoded within one genomic window of Alcanivorax sp. REN37:
- a CDS encoding sigma-70 family RNA polymerase sigma factor: MSDHSPSSPDFESLYVSHHGWLVGWLRRRLQREADAPDLAQDTFLRILRRSEDSGMPVLREPRHYLATVAKRVMIDHFRRQTLEQAWLDALALEPEPEALSPETLSILLESLREVDAMLHGLGTKVRQAFLMSQLDGTPYAQIAEQLDVSVSSVKKYMAKATEHCLLYRLETGQ; encoded by the coding sequence GTGTCCGACCACTCTCCATCCTCACCCGATTTCGAGTCCCTTTATGTCTCACACCATGGATGGTTGGTGGGCTGGCTGCGCCGGCGTTTACAACGCGAGGCCGATGCTCCGGATCTGGCGCAGGATACGTTCCTACGCATCCTGCGCCGCAGCGAAGACAGTGGCATGCCGGTCCTGCGTGAGCCGCGCCATTATCTGGCCACCGTTGCCAAGCGGGTAATGATTGATCACTTCCGTCGTCAGACTCTGGAACAGGCTTGGCTGGACGCGCTGGCGCTGGAGCCAGAACCGGAAGCCTTGTCTCCGGAAACACTGTCGATCTTGCTGGAGTCGCTGCGCGAGGTAGACGCCATGCTGCACGGCCTCGGCACCAAAGTGCGCCAAGCCTTCCTGATGAGCCAGCTGGACGGCACCCCGTACGCACAGATTGCCGAGCAGCTCGATGTATCAGTCAGTTCGGTGAAGAAATACATGGCTAAAGCCACCGAACACTGCCTGTTGTACCGACTGGAGACCGGCCAATGA
- a CDS encoding DUF445 domain-containing protein has translation MLSSIFSHPDFWKYVSVPFIAGLIAWFTNWIAVQMTFYPLKFFGIPPFLGWQGIIPKRAVKMAGILVDQTLSKIGSISEFFQQMEPEKISAHLTRSIQGRIEEYTDEVMTERNAVLWENLPLLVRRRVYSRARRAVPEIMDNLVDDISKNVEELVDLKYMIGSQMEQDRALMVRMFREVGEPEFRFVIHSGFYFGFMFGLIQIPVMLLVPQPWMVPIFGFIVGSATNWMALNIIFRPLNPVRVGPFRIQGLFLRRQKDVAESFARLTTTEVVTLRNIMNQVLNGPKADRTKQLIKRHMRPLLEGGVVRTAAQLTVGPGGYADLKRAVEEKAVDLAVIPFEDTQFNKERGAIVERIMRERMGMLSSEEFQSLLRPAFQEDEWILIMIGGGLGFAAGVLQLFVVFGSSLLG, from the coding sequence ATGTTGAGTTCGATCTTTTCGCATCCGGATTTCTGGAAATACGTCAGCGTGCCGTTCATCGCCGGCCTGATCGCGTGGTTCACCAACTGGATCGCGGTACAGATGACGTTCTACCCGCTGAAGTTCTTCGGTATCCCGCCGTTTCTCGGTTGGCAGGGCATCATCCCCAAGCGGGCGGTGAAGATGGCCGGTATCTTGGTAGACCAGACGCTGTCCAAGATCGGCAGCATTTCCGAGTTTTTCCAACAGATGGAACCGGAAAAAATTTCTGCCCACCTGACTCGGAGCATTCAAGGCCGCATTGAGGAATACACCGACGAGGTGATGACCGAGCGCAACGCCGTGCTGTGGGAAAACCTGCCGCTGCTGGTGCGGCGCCGGGTTTACAGCCGCGCCCGCCGCGCGGTGCCGGAGATCATGGACAACTTGGTCGACGACATCAGTAAAAATGTGGAAGAACTGGTGGATCTCAAGTACATGATCGGCAGCCAAATGGAGCAGGACCGAGCGCTGATGGTGCGCATGTTCCGCGAAGTCGGTGAGCCCGAGTTCCGCTTTGTAATCCATTCCGGCTTTTACTTCGGTTTCATGTTCGGCCTGATTCAGATTCCGGTGATGCTGCTGGTGCCGCAGCCGTGGATGGTGCCGATATTCGGCTTCATCGTTGGCTCGGCCACCAACTGGATGGCGCTCAACATCATCTTCCGCCCGCTGAATCCGGTGCGGGTGGGGCCATTCCGCATTCAGGGTCTGTTCTTGCGTCGTCAGAAAGACGTGGCTGAGAGCTTTGCTCGACTCACGACCACCGAGGTGGTGACACTGCGCAACATCATGAATCAGGTGCTCAACGGCCCCAAGGCAGACCGCACCAAACAACTGATCAAGCGCCACATGCGGCCGCTACTGGAAGGCGGCGTGGTCCGCACCGCGGCACAACTGACTGTGGGCCCGGGTGGCTATGCTGACCTGAAGCGCGCGGTGGAAGAGAAAGCTGTGGATTTGGCGGTGATTCCGTTCGAGGACACCCAGTTCAATAAGGAACGGGGGGCCATCGTCGAACGGATCATGCGCGAGCGCATGGGGATGCTGTCATCAGAGGAATTCCAGTCGTTGTTACGGCCGGCGTTCCAAGAGGACGAATGGATCCTGATCATGATTGGTGGCGGGCTCGGCTTTGCCGCCGGGGTGTTGCAGTTGTTCGTAGTGTTCGGCTCATCGTTGCTGGGCTGA
- a CDS encoding long-chain-acyl-CoA synthetase: MSNADLITLPKLLARVPTVVANLPGLIKGSKMSKTSDTTKPLGLALGIQRATEMNPNGVAVLYQDMQLTYRQFNAWSNRVADFLLSMGLKKGDSIAVNIENRPELLATVVGAAKIGVCSALINTSLRGKVLVHSFNLVQPKAAFIGAELVDAIEEVRDELELAGERFYCWADTNTLEDPSTVAAGYQNAAEVIRDCSSENPEQASRIFLNDPLFYIYTSGTTGLPKAVVFTNGRWERAYGAFGYAAVRLKKHDRLYATLPFYHATGIVVCWASVIAGGGGLVLARKFSASRFWDDIRKYNCTAFGYVGELCRYLFEVPASPSDRDNNVHVMLGNGLRPSIWEAFKNRFGIDRVVEFYASSEGNAAFTNIFNFDNTVGFSPISYSIIKYDKERDEPVRGKDGFLVRAGKGEPGLLIGQITAQTPFDGYTDKSKTESSILRDVFEKGDSWFNTGDLMRDIGFRHAQFVDRLGDTFRWKGENVSTTEVEQILDAAPGVVESVVYGVEIPNTNGRIGMAEIRVDGDHQQLDWHAITEYLKGALPHYAVPGFLRIATQAMDTTGTFKHQKNKLKEQKYDPTLHDDPVYVLLPGETCYQLLSREMFDAVERGDYRF; encoded by the coding sequence ATGAGCAACGCCGACCTTATTACGTTGCCCAAGCTGCTTGCGCGCGTACCAACCGTGGTCGCCAATCTGCCCGGTCTCATCAAGGGCTCCAAGATGAGCAAGACCTCGGACACCACCAAGCCGCTGGGGTTGGCACTGGGCATCCAGCGCGCCACCGAGATGAATCCCAATGGGGTGGCGGTGCTGTACCAGGACATGCAGCTGACCTACCGTCAGTTCAACGCTTGGTCCAACCGCGTTGCCGACTTTCTGCTGTCCATGGGTCTCAAGAAAGGCGACAGCATCGCCGTCAATATTGAAAACCGCCCGGAACTACTGGCCACCGTGGTCGGCGCCGCTAAGATCGGCGTTTGCTCAGCGCTGATCAACACCTCCCTGCGCGGCAAGGTGCTGGTGCACAGCTTCAACTTGGTACAACCGAAGGCCGCCTTCATCGGCGCTGAGCTGGTCGACGCAATCGAAGAAGTGCGCGACGAGTTGGAGCTGGCCGGCGAGCGGTTCTACTGCTGGGCTGACACCAACACGCTGGAAGACCCGTCCACCGTAGCGGCGGGCTACCAAAACGCCGCTGAAGTGATCCGCGACTGCTCCTCGGAGAACCCGGAGCAAGCCAGCCGCATCTTCCTCAACGACCCGCTGTTCTACATTTATACCTCCGGCACCACCGGCCTGCCGAAAGCGGTGGTATTTACTAACGGCCGTTGGGAGCGCGCTTACGGCGCCTTCGGTTACGCTGCCGTACGCCTGAAGAAGCACGACCGCCTGTACGCCACGCTGCCGTTCTACCATGCCACCGGCATCGTCGTGTGCTGGGCATCGGTAATCGCCGGCGGTGGCGGCTTGGTGCTGGCACGCAAGTTCTCCGCCAGCCGTTTCTGGGATGACATTCGCAAGTACAACTGCACCGCCTTCGGCTATGTCGGCGAGCTGTGCCGCTACCTGTTCGAAGTCCCGGCCAGCCCCAGCGACCGCGACAATAATGTGCACGTGATGCTGGGCAACGGCCTGCGTCCGAGCATCTGGGAGGCATTCAAAAACCGCTTCGGTATCGACCGGGTGGTGGAGTTTTACGCGTCCTCAGAAGGCAACGCCGCCTTCACCAATATCTTTAACTTCGACAACACCGTCGGCTTCTCCCCGATCAGCTACTCGATCATCAAGTACGACAAAGAGCGTGATGAGCCGGTGCGTGGCAAAGACGGTTTCTTGGTGCGTGCCGGCAAGGGCGAACCGGGTCTGCTGATCGGCCAGATCACTGCCCAGACGCCGTTCGACGGTTACACCGACAAGAGCAAGACCGAGAGCAGCATTCTGCGCGATGTGTTTGAGAAGGGCGATTCCTGGTTCAACACTGGCGACTTGATGCGCGATATCGGCTTCCGCCACGCCCAGTTCGTGGACCGCCTCGGCGACACCTTCCGCTGGAAAGGCGAGAACGTGTCCACCACCGAAGTAGAACAGATCCTGGATGCCGCGCCGGGCGTGGTCGAGTCAGTGGTCTATGGTGTCGAGATCCCCAACACCAACGGTCGCATCGGTATGGCTGAGATCCGCGTTGACGGCGATCACCAGCAGCTCGACTGGCATGCCATCACCGAGTACCTGAAAGGTGCGCTGCCGCACTACGCGGTACCGGGCTTCCTGCGCATCGCCACGCAGGCGATGGATACCACCGGTACCTTCAAGCACCAAAAGAACAAGCTGAAGGAGCAGAAGTACGATCCGACCCTGCATGACGATCCGGTTTACGTCCTGCTGCCGGGTGAAACCTGCTACCAGTTGCTGAGCCGCGAAATGTTCGACGCCGTCGAGCGTGGCGACTACCGCTTCTGA
- a CDS encoding FecR domain-containing protein: MSAQTTVLPRQALSDAAHWHVLFCSGDATDADHRAWQQWLAADSHHQQAWQALEQLQQQFRALPPRLARNTLGHAQLQRPAINRRSALKALALLTVTAGLGWSAREQLLWRGDYHTAMGEQRQLLLPDGSQLTLNTDSAVDVHYNGTERRLSLRRGEIHIRTVADPQQRPFLVDTVAGRLQALGTRFLVRQQDHNQVRVTVLESAVQVQPAIASTPLILNRGQQVLFSAHHLGTPQTTDELAAAWTRGTLIAVDWRLDDLLSELGRYRPGWLLCDPAVAAFRVSGAFPLHDIDQALTSLEQSFPVQLERRTRYWLRVRARS; encoded by the coding sequence ATGAGCGCCCAAACCACGGTGCTCCCGCGCCAAGCACTGTCGGACGCTGCCCACTGGCATGTTCTGTTCTGCTCCGGCGATGCCACCGATGCTGATCATCGGGCTTGGCAGCAATGGCTGGCCGCTGATAGCCACCACCAGCAAGCGTGGCAAGCACTCGAGCAACTACAGCAACAGTTTCGCGCACTACCTCCCCGGCTGGCGCGCAACACTCTCGGCCACGCGCAATTGCAACGGCCTGCGATCAACCGTCGCAGCGCACTCAAGGCGCTGGCGTTGCTGACCGTCACAGCTGGGCTCGGTTGGAGTGCCCGTGAGCAATTGCTGTGGCGCGGCGACTACCACACCGCCATGGGCGAACAGCGCCAGCTACTGCTGCCGGACGGCAGTCAACTGACGCTCAACACCGACAGTGCCGTAGACGTGCACTACAACGGCACCGAGCGCCGACTGTCGCTGCGGCGCGGGGAGATCCATATCCGCACCGTGGCCGACCCACAGCAGCGGCCATTCCTGGTCGACACCGTGGCCGGACGCCTGCAGGCACTCGGCACCCGCTTTTTGGTGCGTCAGCAAGACCACAACCAAGTGCGGGTGACAGTGCTGGAATCCGCAGTCCAGGTGCAGCCGGCGATCGCTTCAACGCCGCTGATCTTGAACCGCGGGCAGCAGGTGCTATTCAGTGCCCACCACCTCGGCACGCCTCAAACCACGGATGAGTTGGCCGCCGCCTGGACGCGCGGCACGCTGATTGCTGTTGACTGGCGCCTTGATGACCTGCTGTCGGAGCTGGGCCGTTACCGCCCCGGCTGGCTGCTGTGCGACCCCGCCGTGGCCGCGTTCCGTGTGTCTGGCGCTTTCCCGCTGCACGACATCGATCAAGCGTTGACCTCACTGGAGCAATCGTTCCCGGTACAGCTGGAACGCCGCACTCGCTACTGGTTGCGGGTGCGCGCCCGCAGCTGA
- a CDS encoding SCP2 sterol-binding domain-containing protein, whose translation MQERSSSLTHFLVLGALEGLLNQVAEHDPRARARLAALDGTVVRVRLDRPQLIFYVLVHADGVELMADFEGHVHVRIRAATGALIQWALAPNAPLPTEDRVRILGPEERIELLTAAVSEFSLWQLVRQWLDAHVRLNDLLTLVRREDPVWLERLHALPQQLDRLGEELAHQRLLQEDTLAALGKLRRDLRHAQKLDLLFLILALALLFGAFATLTGQLPLVGSLSLVLQVVGLASLGLTLVASRLLAR comes from the coding sequence ATGCAAGAACGTTCATCTTCCCTCACCCACTTCTTGGTGCTCGGCGCGCTGGAAGGCTTGCTCAACCAAGTGGCGGAGCATGACCCGCGCGCCCGGGCACGGCTGGCAGCGCTGGACGGCACCGTAGTGCGGGTGCGCTTGGACCGGCCACAACTTATTTTCTATGTGCTGGTCCACGCCGACGGTGTCGAGCTGATGGCCGACTTCGAGGGCCATGTGCATGTGCGCATCCGCGCCGCCACCGGCGCCTTGATCCAATGGGCGCTGGCGCCGAATGCACCCTTGCCGACGGAAGATCGGGTGCGCATTCTCGGCCCGGAGGAGCGTATCGAACTGCTTACCGCAGCGGTCAGCGAATTCAGCCTGTGGCAGCTGGTGCGCCAATGGCTTGATGCCCACGTACGGCTCAATGACCTGCTGACCTTGGTACGGCGGGAAGACCCGGTGTGGCTGGAACGCCTGCATGCTTTGCCGCAGCAACTCGACCGGCTGGGCGAAGAACTCGCCCACCAACGTCTGCTGCAGGAAGACACGCTGGCCGCGCTGGGCAAGTTGCGGCGCGACCTGCGCCACGCTCAGAAACTCGATCTGCTGTTCCTGATCTTGGCACTGGCGCTGCTGTTTGGCGCCTTCGCCACCCTCACCGGCCAGCTGCCGTTGGTCGGCTCGCTGTCGTTGGTACTGCAGGTGGTGGGCCTGGCCAGTCTTGGCCTTACGCTGGTGGCATCGCGACTGCTGGCGCGCTAA
- a CDS encoding phasin family protein: MSDHKHDDEETLDQKAKMARLSGGAIDLRKYTNQIWLAGLGAFARAEEEGSKFFDVLVDVGKDLESKTRDLSEARVEEIKEKVRSRTGETMEKMEKAFDERLNKALSRLGIPNKREMEVLQARVRELTAALEEAQSEQRDDDQDEPSRG; encoded by the coding sequence ATGTCTGATCACAAGCACGATGATGAAGAAACCCTTGACCAGAAAGCCAAGATGGCTCGCCTCAGCGGCGGTGCTATTGATCTGCGTAAGTACACGAACCAGATCTGGCTTGCTGGCTTGGGTGCCTTTGCCCGGGCAGAAGAAGAGGGCAGCAAATTTTTCGATGTGCTCGTGGATGTGGGCAAGGACCTGGAATCCAAAACACGTGATCTCTCTGAGGCGCGGGTAGAGGAAATCAAGGAGAAGGTCCGTAGCCGTACCGGCGAGACCATGGAAAAGATGGAGAAAGCCTTTGATGAACGCCTCAACAAAGCGCTTTCCCGTCTCGGTATTCCCAACAAGCGTGAGATGGAAGTGTTGCAGGCGCGGGTACGCGAGCTGACAGCAGCCCTGGAAGAAGCGCAGTCTGAACAGCGCGATGACGACCAGGACGAGCCCTCACGTGGGTGA
- a CDS encoding PKD domain-containing protein, which produces MTRFLPLIGTLGLSLMVTACGSSSSSSSAPTPPKAEITLLSPADTTFSLGQGPVTVQLDGSHSSSPRDATLSYSWNLVAAPTHSNAQLDNSDGTLANFKADLPGAYVASLTVDDGSARSTATRITLDATSPYPTASSATHYSVRLGTDSLGLDASASTPPTGESGPLDYKWSLGLVPEGSGAYLTQAEQALATLHLDLEGDYHLRLVVSYQGTESAPVEVRVTVSSGNAPPVAVADDITITRGSEVVLDGSRSYDPDGEPLEYRWRWASTATSPKHLPIPELQGTNTDTLRFTPEAVGNYYLVFSVFDGTWKSEEQTVTVTVQKPADADNLPPVGDLITVAYFPTNSVSNQQEVGLRANFVFEGYDPDGDAIEIIDAELVSKPAGSNATLDSIGAWEPLGRKIQVLDKVGDYQVRMTLSDGTHTITRDATMTALVGNVNRRPDAGGIDMASGSVLVGNPLVFTATSKDPDLDPLTFTWELVDRPDNSQAVIVPVLEPESREYRRAHVVTDVPGPYRVRVQVKDDRGLEGITPREVGGMAKLSNSAPEIRYVSWQRNWGSLAPGQKFVQLLPCMSLLFRPVVVDLDGDSFETREQMLSAPEGGDYTSLSYAQDACPNMRGNGFTQPGTYVFRYEASDGIDDAKPYDFTVEIEPMANARGVLLRNLDGDGDALLHPLPYENLPPYGYDFVGRPAPVTKPLQLAWSLEALDSDYTIVDVETRHINGGLASLTPWFEGLEEGTVIRQGDSLSFQTWLPAVPCLRTDDMAEGYHLSFRIKELPDVHFIYENWIGGRKGILSQWQECAPGELE; this is translated from the coding sequence ATGACGCGTTTCCTCCCCCTGATCGGCACCCTCGGGCTCAGCCTGATGGTGACCGCCTGCGGCAGCAGCAGTAGCAGCAGCTCTGCACCGACGCCGCCGAAGGCAGAAATAACACTGCTGTCACCAGCCGACACCACCTTTTCGCTGGGCCAAGGCCCGGTCACGGTGCAGCTGGACGGCAGTCACAGCAGCAGCCCGCGGGATGCCACGCTCAGCTACAGCTGGAATTTGGTCGCCGCACCCACCCACAGCAACGCACAGCTGGATAACAGCGACGGCACCCTCGCCAACTTCAAGGCTGACCTGCCCGGTGCTTATGTCGCCAGTCTGACAGTGGATGACGGCAGCGCTCGCAGTACCGCCACCCGCATCACACTGGATGCCACCAGTCCTTATCCCACCGCCAGCAGCGCCACCCACTACAGCGTGCGGCTCGGTACCGACAGCCTTGGGCTCGATGCCTCGGCCAGTACGCCACCGACCGGCGAATCCGGCCCGCTGGATTACAAATGGTCATTGGGGCTAGTGCCGGAAGGCAGCGGTGCTTACCTGACCCAAGCCGAGCAGGCGCTGGCAACATTGCATCTTGACCTGGAAGGCGATTACCACCTGCGCCTAGTGGTCAGCTACCAAGGCACCGAAAGCGCGCCGGTTGAAGTGCGGGTGACGGTGTCCTCCGGCAACGCACCGCCGGTGGCCGTAGCCGATGACATCACCATTACTCGCGGCAGCGAAGTGGTGCTCGACGGCAGCCGCAGCTATGACCCGGATGGGGAGCCGCTGGAATATCGCTGGCGTTGGGCCAGCACCGCGACTAGCCCCAAGCACTTACCAATTCCTGAGTTGCAGGGCACCAACACCGACACGCTGCGTTTCACGCCGGAAGCCGTGGGCAACTACTACTTGGTGTTCTCGGTGTTCGACGGCACTTGGAAAAGTGAAGAGCAGACCGTCACGGTGACGGTGCAAAAGCCGGCTGACGCCGACAACCTGCCGCCGGTGGGCGACCTGATCACGGTGGCCTACTTCCCCACCAACAGCGTCAGCAACCAACAGGAAGTGGGGCTGCGCGCCAACTTCGTCTTCGAGGGCTATGATCCGGACGGCGATGCCATTGAAATTATCGACGCCGAGCTGGTTAGCAAGCCGGCCGGCAGCAACGCCACGCTGGATTCGATCGGCGCTTGGGAGCCGCTGGGCCGTAAGATCCAAGTGCTCGACAAGGTCGGTGACTATCAGGTGCGCATGACGTTGTCCGACGGTACCCATACCATCACCCGCGACGCCACCATGACCGCGCTGGTGGGCAACGTGAACCGGCGCCCGGATGCCGGCGGCATCGACATGGCCTCCGGCTCCGTGTTGGTCGGCAACCCGCTGGTCTTCACGGCCACCAGCAAGGACCCGGACTTGGATCCGCTCACCTTCACTTGGGAACTGGTGGACCGACCGGATAACAGTCAGGCCGTGATCGTGCCAGTGCTGGAGCCGGAAAGCCGTGAATACCGCCGCGCCCACGTGGTTACCGATGTGCCCGGGCCGTACCGCGTACGGGTGCAGGTGAAGGATGACCGCGGTCTGGAAGGCATCACTCCGCGCGAAGTCGGCGGCATGGCTAAACTCAGCAACAGTGCTCCAGAAATCCGCTATGTGAGCTGGCAGCGCAACTGGGGTAGTCTCGCTCCAGGCCAGAAGTTTGTGCAGCTGTTGCCCTGCATGTCGCTGCTGTTCCGCCCGGTGGTAGTGGATCTTGACGGTGACAGCTTCGAAACCCGCGAGCAAATGTTGAGCGCGCCGGAAGGCGGCGATTACACCAGCCTCTCTTACGCCCAAGATGCCTGCCCGAACATGCGCGGCAACGGCTTCACTCAGCCCGGCACCTATGTGTTCCGCTACGAAGCCAGCGACGGCATCGACGATGCCAAGCCGTATGATTTCACGGTAGAGATCGAACCGATGGCCAATGCCCGCGGTGTGCTGCTGCGCAACCTCGATGGCGACGGCGACGCACTGCTGCACCCGCTGCCCTACGAGAACCTGCCGCCTTACGGTTACGACTTTGTTGGGCGCCCAGCCCCCGTCACTAAACCGTTGCAGTTGGCTTGGTCACTGGAAGCTCTCGACAGCGACTACACCATCGTTGACGTGGAAACTCGTCACATCAACGGTGGCTTAGCCTCACTGACACCCTGGTTTGAAGGGCTTGAGGAAGGCACCGTGATCCGCCAAGGCGACAGCCTGTCGTTCCAGACCTGGCTGCCGGCGGTGCCCTGCTTGCGCACCGACGACATGGCCGAAGGCTACCACCTGTCGTTCCGCATCAAGGAACTGCCGGACGTGCACTTCATTTATGAGAACTGGATCGGCGGCCGCAAAGGCATTCTTAGCCAATGGCAGGAATGCGCGCCGGGCGAACTGGAGTAA
- a CDS encoding TonB-dependent receptor, translating to MVTLITRRLLAAALLFLATLPPANPAWANSARQFDIPGGPLGTTLSLFAADAGILLSFDAELTHGKHSSGLRGRFTTSQGFDQLLSGHGLSWRQTRTGTFTLSSLLPLTDRETRQLGAVKVEIRDDLADEAYRSAGSVNVLNQRHIERFRGTSVGDMFQGTPGVLVGENRNSGGLDVNIRGMQGQGRVPVLIDGSRQETTVYRGYAGVSSRSYIDPDLVGSVRIDKGPVLTAQGTGATGGVVSVSTLTANDVIAPGKDSGLRLRGTLIGNNSSAPTPGTFAGYYSPRNSYRTDCRFASDCTPALTMPERFAPDAGMDRPGLLDLRGHAASLAGAHRFSWGDLLVAYAQRDQGNYYAGRHGPTPYMVVGDPQWLYYYSEVAVSREGVSPFRAGERIPNTQYSSDSWLVKARLMLPQDQGLELSYIRYDSEFGEMMPSQIRLFGQARQWLGSEVLNQTYTSRYNWNPAGQDLIDLDFNVWQTDAVSRLNTPAAGSVDLASNTFRKDDYQRYGTDLSNTMHFYPFGELRLDYGVAMQWERMTTDTPDPQGFYAGARSGKRDEFSAFTALRWQPWPAWTLEAGTRFTRFKSHDNNALTLLPYDPACRPDGDGGCLPVYYRNRHSGSAPIAALTWEPLDGLQFYARYAEGLRMPSLFESTSGWSVSPVLDIPLRPEHAINREFGTSYLRRDLLTDGDQLRVKLAYFRNHTKDYLTRTQPNAWEVDKGTDFFRMRNIDSADFRGWELNLEYDAGRWFTELGGTRYQHIEVCNTGSFVRYHCTDWGLPQSYVNNMIPPKWHASATLGVRLLQQRLELGARGTFMGLRTPIPRYNAPVGFNPPVLWHRYQVYDLFARYQVNDTIALDLTVDNVTDRYYLDALSLGVVPAPGRTARFSATLQF from the coding sequence ATGGTGACGCTGATCACACGGCGGTTATTGGCTGCCGCCCTGCTGTTTCTTGCCACACTACCGCCGGCCAACCCGGCTTGGGCCAACAGCGCCCGCCAGTTCGACATTCCCGGCGGACCGCTCGGCACCACCCTAAGTCTGTTCGCCGCCGACGCTGGCATCCTGCTGTCGTTCGATGCCGAACTGACCCATGGCAAGCACAGCTCCGGTCTACGCGGTCGCTTCACCACCAGCCAAGGTTTCGACCAACTACTATCTGGACACGGCTTGTCTTGGCGCCAGACCCGCACCGGCACCTTCACGCTCAGCAGCCTACTGCCACTGACGGACCGCGAGACTCGGCAACTGGGGGCAGTGAAAGTAGAAATCCGCGATGACCTAGCCGATGAGGCGTACCGCAGCGCCGGCTCGGTGAATGTGCTGAACCAGCGTCATATCGAGCGTTTCCGCGGCACGTCGGTGGGCGATATGTTCCAAGGCACACCCGGTGTACTGGTGGGCGAGAACCGCAACAGCGGCGGTTTGGATGTAAACATTCGCGGCATGCAGGGCCAAGGTCGAGTGCCCGTTCTGATCGACGGTAGCCGCCAAGAAACCACCGTCTACCGGGGCTACGCCGGTGTGTCCAGCCGCAGCTACATCGATCCTGACCTCGTCGGCAGTGTGCGCATCGACAAGGGGCCGGTGCTCACTGCCCAAGGCACCGGCGCCACCGGCGGCGTGGTCAGCGTCAGCACGCTAACCGCCAATGACGTGATTGCGCCCGGCAAAGACAGCGGTTTACGACTGCGCGGCACACTGATCGGCAACAATTCCTCTGCTCCGACCCCAGGCACCTTCGCCGGCTACTACAGCCCGCGCAACAGCTACCGCACCGACTGCCGCTTTGCCAGCGACTGCACTCCCGCCCTGACCATGCCAGAACGCTTCGCACCAGACGCTGGTATGGACCGTCCGGGGCTGCTGGACCTGCGCGGCCATGCCGCCAGCCTCGCCGGCGCCCACCGATTCAGTTGGGGCGACCTGCTGGTGGCCTACGCCCAGCGCGACCAAGGCAACTATTACGCCGGCCGGCACGGGCCGACACCTTATATGGTGGTAGGCGATCCGCAGTGGCTTTATTACTACAGTGAAGTGGCAGTGAGCCGTGAAGGGGTGTCGCCGTTCCGCGCCGGGGAGCGCATTCCCAACACCCAATACAGCAGCGACTCCTGGCTGGTGAAAGCACGGCTGATGCTGCCGCAGGATCAGGGCTTGGAACTGAGCTATATCCGCTACGACAGCGAGTTCGGCGAAATGATGCCGTCGCAAATCCGGCTGTTCGGACAAGCGCGTCAGTGGTTAGGCAGTGAGGTACTGAACCAGACCTACACCAGCCGCTACAACTGGAATCCCGCCGGCCAAGATCTGATCGACCTGGATTTCAACGTCTGGCAAACCGATGCCGTATCGCGCCTCAACACCCCCGCCGCCGGCTCGGTGGACCTCGCCAGCAACACCTTCCGCAAGGACGATTACCAGCGCTACGGCACTGACCTGTCCAACACCATGCATTTTTATCCGTTCGGTGAACTGCGACTGGACTACGGCGTGGCGATGCAATGGGAGCGCATGACCACCGACACCCCGGATCCACAGGGCTTTTACGCCGGCGCCCGCAGCGGCAAGCGCGACGAGTTCAGTGCCTTCACTGCGCTGCGCTGGCAGCCCTGGCCGGCCTGGACGCTGGAAGCCGGCACGCGTTTCACCCGTTTCAAATCCCATGACAACAATGCGCTGACGCTGCTGCCTTACGATCCCGCCTGCCGACCCGACGGCGACGGCGGCTGCCTGCCAGTGTATTACCGCAACCGTCACTCTGGCAGCGCGCCGATCGCCGCGCTGACCTGGGAGCCGTTGGACGGCTTGCAATTCTATGCCCGCTATGCCGAAGGGCTGCGCATGCCGAGCCTGTTCGAGAGCACCTCCGGTTGGTCCGTCAGCCCGGTGCTGGATATCCCACTGCGACCAGAACACGCCATCAACCGCGAGTTCGGCACCAGCTATCTACGCCGTGACCTGCTCACCGACGGCGACCAACTGCGGGTGAAACTCGCCTATTTCCGCAACCACACCAAGGACTACCTGACCCGCACCCAGCCCAACGCTTGGGAAGTGGACAAAGGCACCGACTTCTTCCGCATGCGCAATATCGACAGCGCTGATTTCCGAGGTTGGGAACTGAATCTGGAATATGACGCCGGTCGCTGGTTCACCGAGCTCGGCGGCACTCGCTACCAGCACATCGAGGTGTGCAACACCGGCAGCTTCGTGCGCTACCACTGCACCGATTGGGGCCTGCCGCAGAGTTACGTCAACAACATGATTCCGCCCAAGTGGCATGCCAGCGCCACGCTCGGTGTGCGGCTGCTGCAGCAACGATTGGAGCTTGGCGCCCGCGGCACCTTTATGGGCTTACGCACGCCAATCCCGCGTTACAACGCACCGGTCGGTTTCAACCCGCCGGTGCTGTGGCATCGCTACCAAGTGTACGACCTGTTCGCGCGCTACCAAGTCAACGACACCATCGCTCTCGACCTGACCGTGGATAACGTCACCGACCGCTACTACCTCGACGCCCTGAGCCTAGGCGTGGTGCCGGCTCCCGGCCGCACCGCGCGCTTCAGCGCAACCCTGCAATTCTGA